A section of the Triticum dicoccoides isolate Atlit2015 ecotype Zavitan chromosome 7A, WEW_v2.0, whole genome shotgun sequence genome encodes:
- the LOC119332292 gene encoding receptor-like cytoplasmic kinase 176, translating into MANCFRRPSTTVPAAPRSDDEILHPANLRSFTFKDLKKATRNFRPDSMLGEGGFGSVFKGWVDEASFAPASPGTGMPIAIKKLNQESFQIHKEWLDEASHLGRLSHPNLVKQLGYCLEDEQHLLVYEFMPQGSLESHLYRRASHLQPLSWDLRMKVALGAAKGLAFLHSDKANVIYGDFKTSDILLDSSYNAKLSDFGKRKEEPTVDPGFYIDELPSYYAKRLSDLGLSTEDPTAESNVYSFGVVLLEILAGRRRLDRNRPSGEQDLVEWARPHLRSKRQISQILDARLGGQYSLFGAQKAAALALKCLSCNLSVRPSMEQVVAALEQLQDTKEAAVSDQGKANGGGACGFVRKFGGSRQLEP; encoded by the exons ATGGCGAACTGCTTCCGGAGGCCGTCGACGACGGTGCCTGCGGCTCCTAGGAGCGACGACGAGATCCTCCATCCAGCCAACCTCAGGAGTTTCACCTTTAAGGACCTCAAGAAGGCCACGAGGAACTTCCGGCCGGATAGCATGCTCGGTGAGGGCGGCTTCGGATCAGTGTTCAAAGGGTGGGTTGACGAGGCCTCCTTCGCCCCGGCAAGCCCTGGCACTGGCATGCCCATCGCCATCAAGAAGCTCAACCAGGAAAGCTTCCAGATCCACAAGGAATGGCTG GATGAAGCGAGTCACCTAGGCCGATTGTCGCACCCCAATCTGGTAAAGCAGCTAGGGTACTGCCTCGAAGACGAGCAGCACCTGCTCGTCTATGAGTTCATGCCACAAGGAAGCTTGGAGAGCCATCTTTACAGGA GGGCCTCACATCTCCAGCCACTGTCATGGGATTTGAGGATGAAGGTTGCTCTTGGGGCAGCCAAAGGGCTGGCATTCCTCCACAGCGACAAGGCCAATGTCATCTACGGTGATTTCAAGACGTCAGACATTCTTCTTGATTCG AGCTACAATGCAAAGCTGTCTGATTTTGGGAAGCGAAAGGAAGAACCAACCGTTGATCCGGGCTTTTATATTGATGAATTGCCAAGCTACTATGCAAAAAGGCTGTCTGATCTTGGGTTGTCGACCG AGGACCCGACGGCAGAGAGCAACGTGTACAGTTTCGGGGTGGTGCTGCTGGAGATACTGGCAGGCAGGCGCCGACTGGACAGGAACCGCCCATCCGGTGAGCAAGACCTGGTGGAGTGGGCGCGACCGCACCTGAGGAGCAAGCGCCAGATCTCCCAAATCCTGGACGCGCGGCTGGGCGGTCAGTACTCCCTCTTCGGCGCACAGAAGGCCGCCGCGCTGGCGCTCAAGTGCCTCTCTTGTAACTTGAGTGTCCGGCCGAGCATGGAGCAGGTGGTTGCGGCACTGGAGCAGCTCCAGGACACCAAGGAGGCCGCAGTGAGTGATCAGGGGAAGGCGAATGGCGGTGGCGCCTGCGGCTTTGTCAGGAAGTTTGGTGGTAGTCGGCAGCTGGAACCGTAG